A section of the Falco biarmicus isolate bFalBia1 chromosome 3, bFalBia1.pri, whole genome shotgun sequence genome encodes:
- the TMEM200B gene encoding transmembrane protein 200B isoform X1, with translation MHHAAGPMLLPAGFASPPAGMGGGAVKPETMTAESTKTNGPMREPEAGGDKPAVPPAPPRRRGRRLRRKSPPEVPVKGQLRMRSPSGAFVMVGISVVLVGMTIAVVGYWPHRGPGGMGASAGNASMTGDMRREVATGRHVPHSEKLKLIGPVIMGIGLFIFICANTMLYENRDMETRRLMQKGLYCMAAGLPEAASPEAGHCSPVPKANAECVEGCYQVDLSCQPCPGSKWSDCYGPNRLQTMAEFLQHPAASPATSLLSLRSGASAEANLSLSCRAGAESLLSSAVGTLALPVIKLNNRLLDAAARGAGKRAEGGPAEPPLEAPWLSWAPLSSSSSVVPRRQDRGGGGGGHVVINVDGGRAGTEPAAAELSPDVQLHAPGHSKSLDLGQPRVLLVAPIKDRKNRSWPRLDHISLVGYAKLESTGESSDQLLEPSEPPSRGKPRPSSWAVGMEQGVRV, from the exons ATGCACCACGCAGCAGGACCGATGCTGCTCCCCGCTGGCTTCGCCTCTCCTCCCGCCGGGATGGGAG gAGGAGCGGTCAAGCCAGAGACAATGACTGCCGAGAGCACCAAAACCAATGGACCCATGCGGGAGCCAGAGGCCGGGGGGGACAAGCCGGCGGTGCCCCCAGCTCCGCCGCGGCGCCGGGGACGCAGGCTGAGGCGCAAGTCACCGCCAGAGGTCCCGGTGAAAGGGCAGCTCCGCATGCGCTCACCATCGGGAGCCTTCGTTATGGTGGGCATCTCAGTGGTCCTGGTGGGCATGACCatcgctgtggtgggctactGGCCCCACCGGGGACCCGGGGGCATGGGGGCCAGCGCGGGAAATGCCAGTATGACAGGGGACATGAGGAGAGAGGTGGCCACTGGGCGCCACGTGCCCCACAGTGAGAAGCTCAAGCTGATTGGCCCCGTCATCATGGGCATCGGGCTCTTCATCTTCATCTGCGCCAACACCATGCTGTACGAGAACCGGGACATGGAGACCCGCAGGCTGATGCAGAAGGGGCTCTACTGCATGGCGGCGGGGCTGCCAGAGGCGGCCAGCCCCGAGGCCGGGCACTGCTCACCCGTCCCCAAGGCCAATGCCGAGTGTGTGGAGGGCTGCTACCAGGTGGACCtgtcctgccagccctgccccggcaGCAAGTGGTCCGACTGCTACGGCCCCAACAGGCTCCAGACCATGGCTGAGTTCCTCCAGCACCCGGCAGCATCCCCCGCCACCTCCCTCCTTAGCCTCCGCTCCGGTGCCTCTGCCGAGGCCAACCTCAGCCTCTCGTGCCGCGCCGGAGCTGAGTCCCTTCTCTCCTCGGCAGTTGGCACCTTGGCATTGCCCGTCATCAAGCTCAACAACCGCTTGCTGGACGCAGCGGCGCGGGGGGCTGGCAAGAGGGCAGAGGGGGGCCCTGCCGAGCCCCCCCTCGAAGCACCGTGGCTCTCCTGGGCTCCGCTCTCCAGCAGTAGCAGCGTTGTGCCCCGCAGACAGGaccgtggtggtggtggtggtggccaCGTTGTCATCAATGTGGATGGTGGCCGTGCCGGCACGGAGCCGGCAGCAGCGGAGCTCAGCCCCGATGTGCAGCTCCACGCTCCGGGACACTCCAAGTCGCTGGACCTCGGCCAGCCgagggtgctgctggtggccccCATCAAGGACCGTAAGAACCGGAGCTGGCCCCGGCTGGACCACATCAGCCTGGTGGGTTACGCCAAACTGGAAAGTACTGGCGAGTCCTCGgaccagctgctggagcccagcgAGCCCCCGAGCCGGGGCAAGCCCCGACCCAGCTCCTGGGCggtggggatggagcagggCGTGCGGGTCTGA
- the TMEM200B gene encoding transmembrane protein 200B isoform X2 → MTAESTKTNGPMREPEAGGDKPAVPPAPPRRRGRRLRRKSPPEVPVKGQLRMRSPSGAFVMVGISVVLVGMTIAVVGYWPHRGPGGMGASAGNASMTGDMRREVATGRHVPHSEKLKLIGPVIMGIGLFIFICANTMLYENRDMETRRLMQKGLYCMAAGLPEAASPEAGHCSPVPKANAECVEGCYQVDLSCQPCPGSKWSDCYGPNRLQTMAEFLQHPAASPATSLLSLRSGASAEANLSLSCRAGAESLLSSAVGTLALPVIKLNNRLLDAAARGAGKRAEGGPAEPPLEAPWLSWAPLSSSSSVVPRRQDRGGGGGGHVVINVDGGRAGTEPAAAELSPDVQLHAPGHSKSLDLGQPRVLLVAPIKDRKNRSWPRLDHISLVGYAKLESTGESSDQLLEPSEPPSRGKPRPSSWAVGMEQGVRV, encoded by the coding sequence ATGACTGCCGAGAGCACCAAAACCAATGGACCCATGCGGGAGCCAGAGGCCGGGGGGGACAAGCCGGCGGTGCCCCCAGCTCCGCCGCGGCGCCGGGGACGCAGGCTGAGGCGCAAGTCACCGCCAGAGGTCCCGGTGAAAGGGCAGCTCCGCATGCGCTCACCATCGGGAGCCTTCGTTATGGTGGGCATCTCAGTGGTCCTGGTGGGCATGACCatcgctgtggtgggctactGGCCCCACCGGGGACCCGGGGGCATGGGGGCCAGCGCGGGAAATGCCAGTATGACAGGGGACATGAGGAGAGAGGTGGCCACTGGGCGCCACGTGCCCCACAGTGAGAAGCTCAAGCTGATTGGCCCCGTCATCATGGGCATCGGGCTCTTCATCTTCATCTGCGCCAACACCATGCTGTACGAGAACCGGGACATGGAGACCCGCAGGCTGATGCAGAAGGGGCTCTACTGCATGGCGGCGGGGCTGCCAGAGGCGGCCAGCCCCGAGGCCGGGCACTGCTCACCCGTCCCCAAGGCCAATGCCGAGTGTGTGGAGGGCTGCTACCAGGTGGACCtgtcctgccagccctgccccggcaGCAAGTGGTCCGACTGCTACGGCCCCAACAGGCTCCAGACCATGGCTGAGTTCCTCCAGCACCCGGCAGCATCCCCCGCCACCTCCCTCCTTAGCCTCCGCTCCGGTGCCTCTGCCGAGGCCAACCTCAGCCTCTCGTGCCGCGCCGGAGCTGAGTCCCTTCTCTCCTCGGCAGTTGGCACCTTGGCATTGCCCGTCATCAAGCTCAACAACCGCTTGCTGGACGCAGCGGCGCGGGGGGCTGGCAAGAGGGCAGAGGGGGGCCCTGCCGAGCCCCCCCTCGAAGCACCGTGGCTCTCCTGGGCTCCGCTCTCCAGCAGTAGCAGCGTTGTGCCCCGCAGACAGGaccgtggtggtggtggtggtggccaCGTTGTCATCAATGTGGATGGTGGCCGTGCCGGCACGGAGCCGGCAGCAGCGGAGCTCAGCCCCGATGTGCAGCTCCACGCTCCGGGACACTCCAAGTCGCTGGACCTCGGCCAGCCgagggtgctgctggtggccccCATCAAGGACCGTAAGAACCGGAGCTGGCCCCGGCTGGACCACATCAGCCTGGTGGGTTACGCCAAACTGGAAAGTACTGGCGAGTCCTCGgaccagctgctggagcccagcgAGCCCCCGAGCCGGGGCAAGCCCCGACCCAGCTCCTGGGCggtggggatggagcagggCGTGCGGGTCTGA